In the Hirundo rustica isolate bHirRus1 chromosome 2, bHirRus1.pri.v3, whole genome shotgun sequence genome, AAAGGGCAGTAAAGTGGCACTGGATTCACTGAGAAACTGATAACCATTTGTGCGAGGGCAGGTTAGCTGCAAGGAGTGGTAGATATTTCAGTCTCTTTAAATAATGAGGTGTGAAAACCCTGaacaaagtttaaaattatttcagaactgTAAGTTTATTACAGGACATTGAGAAGAACagcttcaccttttttttttccccccatttatAATAAGATTTTTCTCACTTCACTGCTGAATGCTGCAAATGCTGCAAGTTAAACGTGGAATAGGGGCACCCTACTGTGATGTTCAAGCTAATTTCCACAGCACAAGGAGGTATTGTTTTTTGTGCAATATAAGATACAGTTTTTgggattttgccttttttttttttttttttttttattcaaacccatattttcttctgctaaGAACATTAAGCTCTGAAATCTACTTCAGACTCTTGCAGTTGTGATATTTCTTAAGCCAGTCCAAATAGGACACATCTCAGCTATTCTTAAATGCACCAAAATTGTACAATCACCGGAGGAAGGATAAGTAGCCGATAAATGTTCCACTTTTATTACTTGATGATAtcaaagatatattttttttctctcaaggcAGTTCATTTAAGAACTGATTCCAGAGAACTAACTTTTTAGTTGGTATGAAATGTACCAAATGTCTGAAGTGACAAGTACACAGGTGTTTTACAAGGTAAGAGAGCAATATTCAAAGGCAAGTTAAAAAGCCAAACTGTGTGATCCATTAGCAGCAACTCGACAATGGAATTGGTTCTAGTCCAATTCCACAGTAGCACTTAATTATCCATTGTCCAACTGTGAATGGCATGTCCACCTTTTTGTACgttttttttggtttagtaatctatttgaagaaaaaacatcTACTTACTTGAAGAATAGGCTTCCACTCTTTTTCAAATCTAACTTTGATAAATAGGAGTCTCTTACATCACAGGAACCTTCTCTATGTCTATCATATCCTCCACTTCTCTAAgtatatttacacacacacacaaacaaacaaccaaacaaacaaggaatAGATCTGTTCACTCCTTCTGAACAGGTCTTGACTTTTCAGACCCCAATTCAGAAAAGATACTTTCCTACTCAGTTGCACTGGATCTCAGATAGCAACCTAAAGGTCTACATCTCTGCCATTTCCACGTTGTTACGAGGAGACTCagaagaggggaagggagatCTAATGTGATGAGACTGTTGTTTAAGTACCAGCAAAACACATGCACAGTCCTAGTTCTGAAAAGTCTTAGTCATGCAGGTAACAGCAACACATATGCAGAGAATCCCATCCTGCGAGCCGGTCCAAAGTCACCCTGACAAAGACTAAAGTTCCCTCCTGGGAAGGGTTTACTTTCTCCCTTCTAGGGTCTCCACACCATTGTCACCAGCCTGCATCAAACATGCAGCTCTATCATACTGCCTCCTGCAGAACCTCCTCCTTGGTTTTATCACCTGTTGTGTGGCCAGGGCTCCACATCTTCCCACCATTTTAGCCCTTGCCAAATCTATGTGCAGTCCAAGGTCACCGTTTAGCTCGCAGCTACTATTGGCTCAACTGCAGAGATGTCTGTCTTCCCCGACTGCAGGGTGGAGGACGGCGGAAAGACATGGGGGGCCTGCGTCCTCTTGAAGCTGCCGTTTTCTGGCCAAGCCGGTCGGTAGGATGGGACTGCGGAGGGAAGCCTCTGTTCCGTGGGCCTGGGGCGTTTTCTGCACATGTTGAGCAAAGCCTTTAGTTCCGACCGGAAGCTGTCGTTGAGCCAGCAGTAGATGAAGGGGTTGTAGCAGGTGCTGCTCATTGCAAACCAGTGGAAGGCGAAGTACAGGGCGTTGTTGGTGTGGATGGTCTGGCTGGAGAGGAGGACGACGTAGCAATTCAAAGGGAACCAGCAAACCGCGAAGAGGACGACAACGAGCATCAGCATCTTGATGGTCTTCTTATTCTTTCTGCGAAGGACAAAGTACTGCTCCGTGGTGACGTCCCCGATGACATTGCGCAGCCAGAGTTTCTTTGCCACCGTCACGTAGGCAGCGGAGATGATCAGAAGGGGCAAGACGTAGAGCAAAATGAAGGTTGTTAAATCAAGGTACTTCCAAAAGAGGTCAGCAGGCTCAGGGAAATCTGGCAGACACAGGCACCGGGTGACATCCTCACTGCAAATGGAGAgatgggacaggatgagaggcGCATGTGGCCAGGCACAGCGGGATAAGTACATCAGAAACAaggaggcagctgggagagggctcCTGCCACAGGGCCTGAAAGAAAACACCGTGTTTATCTCACAAATGtcacagctgagcagagctctgctcttcaAGGATCTGAGCCATGGAGCAGCCAGTCAGCAGCGTGCTGATAATTTCTTATGGGCGTTCATGACCTTATGATAGTTTTATGAATTTCATCAATTACAAAATTTCCAGCTGCGCATaagcaggttttattttctgtcctttggCAAATAGGAACATGGTCTTGGCACATATTAAGGACCTTTCCCTCATTAAAGCACTTTCCAAATACTAAGGCTCTTGACGGCTGAGGCAGATTTATCTACTTTCCTATGGCTAAAGAGTAGATTAAAACCTCTTGGGGTTTAGTGGGTTTCTGTTTCGTTGGTTGTTTGGTTgactttttatttcccatttctgGTCTGCCCAAACAGGTCAGATTGGTATATGGCATAAAATGCCAGTGTATAGGAGTAAAGGGTCAAGCCAGATCCTCTAACTTCTTAGCCTGTTTTGTGTGATTAGTGGGACagaataaagataaaatattaaaaaataaaagggacaGGACATGATACATTGCAAAAGGAATCAGATGAAAATTTTAGTTTACATCCATATTTGACTGACCTTGACATAAGCTAAAGGCTTTCAGTAGAACATACCAAAGTATGACTGCTCAGAGTTTGGCCTCCAGGGAGACTgtggaggaaaggaaagcacaTCCTTACCTGTATTCAAAGGTAAAGAGCTTTTGGTAGATAGCATGCGGTAGGGAAAAACAAGTTGCCATGATCCAGATTACAGAGATGTAGAGAACTCCTTTTCCAGTAGATATGCGAGGTTTCAAGGGGTGCATTATAACCTgtgcaaaacaaaccaaaatctGGCCTTTTtacatttctggaaaaaattatacttttttttcataCAATCTTCCAGCCTTAAATCTATCACTTAACGCGGTAATTTAACATGTAAGCAGTACAGTCTTCACCCAGCTCCCAATGACTCTAAGCTGTACATGAAAACCTGAATTTTAACACCATGAAGTGTGGTTTAAGTCAGATCCTAGTTTAACCCTCACATTTCAGTACTTTCATCTAGGTGGGGAAAACTGCATACCAGGAGGTGTTAACTTATGTTCATTAACAGGTTCAAGTTCcttaatagagaaaaaaaaaaaaaaaaaaagagagagagagagagagagagaggagaaaaggttCAAACTCTTCAGTATTACTGACCCAAAGAACCAAAGGGTTTAACCAGACCTCCATGGGAATGCTTCTGATAGTCAGTGCATTTTCTGGAAACAATCTTTCTACCAGAAAATGCCAGCTGTAAACAGTTTTGTACAGTCGTTGGGTGACTCCAAGCTGATAATACTCAACTGTCCCCAGTTTTAAGCCCAAAATCAACAACAAGCCACAGCTGCTTGTGACAAACACCAGTGTACTACAGTCAGATCTCCAGTATTCAGGGCAACAGGAGGTGGGACATCCCGGGACATCAAGAGATAGATAGAGCTGTCAAAGTTAACTAGGATGTCATTTACAACCCTGGTGCTGGACAAGCCTCCCCAAAGGAGAGCTGTCCACATAAATTCCTATCAGGATCTTGATCTTCCTCCTTGTTTGAGAGCTACTGGATTATCTACTGCATAAAAGCTCCAGCTACTCAGCTGGAAGAGGTAGCAAGGCAATGGATACCTCCTGCCTTGCTGTGGGTTTGAAATTGTTCTGACAACTGGAACTGCCCCCCCTACCCTGTTAGCTCCCCTTGAATCTTATGGTACTCAGGGAGCTGAAAGGGAAAGGACATGGGATCATCCCTTCTCAGTTTACTTATGCCCTCCCAAGCTTTCCATCTCTGCTTCAAAGAGGTCTCACCTGGTGCCTGTCCACAGCAATGGCTGTAAGGGTCAAGGCAGAGACATGGAGGGAGCAGTACTGTGCAAACCTACTGACATGGCACATCCCCTTCCCAAAGATCCAGGTACTGTTCACAAAACGAGCCTAAAAAAGAAGACAATTAGTTTTGTGCATGCCACTGCTTATAGGTACATTTCCTGTACACAGTTCCTTGTGCTTGTTCCTTGTGTAAAAGACACTTATAAGATAGCAGGTTCTTTGTTTAATTGTGTAATTTTCTGGCTTCCGAATCCTGAAAAGATAggttgctgctgctcagtggcCTGGCAATATCCTCCAGAACAATACAGCAGTGCAGTACCAAAgatgtttgttctgttttatttacagTGTGTCCTTCTGCAGCCTTACTATTGAGTCAATATATTTGCTCTTCCTTTTTAATCCCTCCTTATGGGATAGGGCTGGCCTGTACATATTATCTCACTTCAAGCAAACTACAGCTTTTCAAAACAGCTTGTTTAACGATGAtgagcctttattttttttccaagagattTATAGCAATactttcaaaatacttcagaagaaagaagaaggaaaaaagatctGATGCTACAAAGTACTAAGCAATCACTGCAAGGTTATTATCGCTGAAGTACTATCAGGGCCACGCTTAACAAATGGGTAATTTCCAATCTTCAACTAGCTAACAGgaatcagagaagaaaaaacacgTGGAGTTTTCCAAAGGCAACTCCAATGGGTGCAATTTGGAATGGATAGCTATCTGCAGAGCATCCACGCACTGCCTGAGCAGTgtaaagcaggaaaagccaccaaAGCGCCTTTATGGCACCGCGGAGGCCCGGAGAAATGGACTTTAGCCCTGGGGTAGATGGTGGTGGTGCATCCCCCGCCCTCCCGGGCCGCCCCGTGTCCGAGAAAGGCTGAGGCGCTCCCTTCCCCTGCGGGGTGGGGCGTGCCCGGCGCCGCTGCCCGCTCTTACCAGCGTGAAAGGCGTGTTGAGCAGCGTGATCATGAGATCGGCTACGGCCAGGTTCACGATGAACAAGCTGGTGGCGGAGTGCACGCGCCTCGTCTTGATGACAACGTGGCACACCAGGACATTGCCGAAGAGGGAGAAGACGATGATGAAGGAGTACGCCGCGATGAGCAGGGCTTTCACCGTGGCGCTCTGCGACTCCGCTCCGTACCGGCTCCTGTCCACAAAGCTCCGCCAGTCGGCCAGGCTCTCGTTATCCCAGGAAAAGAGACCCGACGCGTTCGGGACCGCAGAAGTCTTCTCCAAGCTCCCGTTGAGGGGCACCTTTCCGGGGATCACGAAGGCGTTAACCAAGTCGGGGAGGGTGAGCCAGACGAAGCAGGATAACATCTCCGGGatgcctccctgctcctccagctctggaagAACTCGTTCGCGAGAGCTGGACCCGCTCCGTGCGCCGGGAGAGCCGCGCTCGCCTCGCTCAGCCCCGGCTCGCCCGCCGGGAGATGCTCCTGCCCCCCGCAGCGTGCTTCCCTCCCGCTCAGCTCGCCGCTACTTTTGCTCCTTCAGCCGGCTTTATATCCCGAGGCGAGCTCCGAGCCGGGATCTTCTGCAGTCATTGGACTGCATGACATAATTTGTGCTCTGACGTGCTGCTTTTCCACGCAGTTGCGCTCCCGGGAGCTACTCCGAGGTAAgtacatctgtgagaaaggtaaaATCACTCTCTTAGGATGTCAGAAGCCGTTTTCTCTACCAGCAAATCACATGCTGTTTATACACCAGCAGCATgtgtgccagctctgctctctcccaggACAGGTCAAATCCGAGCTGTTTTACAGGTCTGGCAGGCAAATTTCAGCCTATTTCTTAGCATAATGAATAGACTAGactagaatagaatagaatgtAACAGGTGAACTGTGAATAATAAGCTGCCTTATTGTActtacagtattttttccaaagacctttttttttttgtctcagaaaGACATGGAATACTCGTGTTTTCCTTTGGCAGGTATTTCCTCTCAGCTGAAGGAATAAAAGTCTGATGTGAAACTGCTTTCTAGGGTTTGTAGAAATAGAGGTAGTTACAAAGATGAGATTATAAAGGACAAAGAGCAGGAACTGTCCCAGCCCAGTGAGTTCAGCATCCAAAGCAAAAGGCAGCTTTATGCTGGTCCCAAGCACTGATGAGATGGGAGCATGTGTGttccctctgccttctccaCAGCAGGAAATAGAAAATCAGGACTGGGAGACCAAGACCCACAGATCTTAACACAGAAAGATGTGCCACTTCCCAAGTGCACATGTACAGTGCTGCACCTCTGCTGAGGACAGATCTGATGGGGTGGTGTCAACTAATCCCAGCCAGAGCTGGTTTTATACATAAAATAGTATTTAACCGTTACTTAAATGACCATTATCTGAAAAGCTTGTATTATAAGCTGGTCACTCAACAGgggaaaaatcttttcctaaAGATGTTTGTGACTGCTCAGGCTGCCTTCTCTTCACCACTCCTCGGGAGCTGGACACagtaagaaaagcagaagggacAGCCACAGTGCTACTCTGCACACTGCTGCCAGTCTTTCTTCCACAAAATTGTCCATTTGAACTCACACCTGACCATTCAGAGAGAAGAGACCTGTCCCACTCAGAAGCGCTGTCATGAAACCAGTCTCAAATAAAGGCCCAAGAAAATAGCAGAAAGTAGGACAGAGCAGTGTTCTTACAGGTTTGGGATGAGAACAGAGGGGTCACTGGCATATGTCCCCCAGCTTGCtatgctgctccagcagctcccaagtCCCCCTcctttccagcactgctggccAGTGCATAAGGGCATTCTGTCTTCTGCCACTCAAACACCAACCCTTACTGTTTCACATCTATTACATCCTGTTCTCCTGTACTACAATTTGTAtcccattcatttatttatgctCCTTGATCCAATTCTCAGTTTCTAGCAGGGTACCCTTACATACATAGCTAGAGCTGCCACTGCCTTTGAAGACCAGGTGcatccaggagagcaggatATCTTTTCACCTCCTaacccaggctgctgctgctcagctcaaGGACATCCTCCTCAGAGCTGCATTCTGTGTCTTGTCATCCAGAGGAAGTGGCCCAACCACAcactgggcagggacacccaaAATACCCACAAAGGGTTATGGAAAAGCCCAGTGGAAGCTCTCTGTGTCACGTGTCTCCCATGTTGCTGGTGTGTCTTCCTCTGCTTCACAACACCTTTCAGATTTAGTTTGTATTTGAAACACGCTCCAGTATGAGCTGTTTAGGCAGCTCACGTACGTGTGGTTGTTACTAGAAAACAGGCTATAGCAAATTTGGCAGCTTGGTACCTGCTCCTGACAACTTCACCCTTGTTCAACAATCCCCACTCCAACAGTAAaacaagcagctgcacaggaaTATCAGGATTTGACATGCTGAATGTGGTTTTTATAAAAGCTACCTGTAAAACAATGCAATTtctaaagtgaaaaataatgtcAGAAATAAAGCTATATGGATGGACCATGAATTCaggtaataaaaaaaagtcatcaaaaATACCTGTGCAAGAGTACTCTtaacaaaattagaaaatttgtTGGCCTGGTGGGAATAAAGATTATAAGAAGAATATAAAAAAGTTTGGAAGCATTCAAAAAGAGGAACAAtgccttttttctgtttttaaatacacattgtgcttttctccctgcccctgctcctgggaacAATCTTTCACTACCATGGCTTTAATCAATTTTTGAGCTTTGCTAAATTATTGAGCTTTTCTGGGCCAGAGGAATTGAAGTTACATGGGTGAGAAGTGATTTTTCAAAAACTATCCAGTGTGACCTCTGAGAAATCATGTTGATCTTTGGAGCATCCTAACCCCTCATATAACCAATCACATAAATGTTTAGCACAAGCATCTCTTTCCAGTACAGTTTTTGTCTGCATACCAGTTACATGTTTTCCCCTGAAGTGAAGGCTGCTATGTTTAACTTCCATAGATAAAACACAAAGCCACCATGAATTTGacagctgacaaaaaaaaattgtgaaaagggagaaagagcCTTTGATATGAGTTCTATTATTCATGTACACCCAGCTAAAATCTATTCCTAAGATTTGTGTAACATCAAAATACAGAGTCCTCTTTCGTACTTCTTGAATTACAGAGATGAATTCATTCCCACATATGATGATGTTTAATAATAGTGCAATACTGGGTTCAAGTTCTCTTGGTAGAGTTAAAATCACAAGGGCATTTTACAGCTTCAATACTGAAAACTGCATTCTTGTGTCCAACTACGACTCTGAATTCACAGTTTTCAACTGTATCCAGAGCAAATTGCAAGTACAAGTTCCACTGTGCTGAGACTGTGTCCATATTCCTACCTGCAGACTACTATAAATTCACTTCTCTGcaaaattcaaaccaaaaagATGGAGTCTTCCATAAAAGATATAACTGTCATTTTTATTATCAtcccaaaaagaaaacagtttcagAGTTTTAGAAAGAACTTGCACTTCCAGGCAGTACTTCAGAATATGAGACCTTCTAGCCTAGTGCATCAAGCAACGTAACAGACAATATACCAAATTTGGTGctgctgaaaagaaagcaaccaacccaaaccaacagaAGTGAGAATGGAAGGCAAGCCATCGTTTACAGAGAAGTATCACATAGAGAAAGTCTTGTAagctgctttccattttcttcacaaACTTCCATAGTCTCTCCTGCATAGTGAGCCAGAAATCACTTGGTTCTTCTTGACGTGGCAGGGCTCACGAATGGATCATCCTGCAATTTGCAAAGAGATAATATTACTGAAACTAGCAGGCATTCCAAGACATAAAAAAGCAAAGTCACCTCTAGATTAAAACAGAAAGCCTGGCCATATGATTCCATGTTTTCTGACAGGCCtgcttttgttggttttgatATGAAAGAGTTCATTTATTGACTTAAAAGGCCATGTGATGTATGTGCAGAGAATAGAAGTTTATGTCAATAAGACCAGAACAGCTACTTTGATATAAGGAACAGTCTATATTTCAGTTGTAAATGAGCAGCACATACCACAGTAAAATTATGTCTATGTACACACTGCACATCATAatttactgatatttttataaatcaaaaatactgtttctttttgtaTATTCAAGCAAGCATGTAGGTTTTTATTTCAGGTACAAAAAGAGATAGTACAGAGGGGGGAAGGGACAAGAACATAGTATTTTCTCTGAAGTGGCCATCGTCTGACACTGTTAAGGAATGGATTCTGACCATGCATGACAGACTGTGAAAACAAACTGCACAGTGCTTGAATAGTGTCCTCTATTCAGTGCAAAACTGTAAAAGTTCTACTTGTTTAATTGTGGAAGAAACCTTTCCTAACAGTGttctaaattttttaaaaagtgtactTAGACAATTTGCAACAATAAAATGCCCAGGAGAAGGaccatttcaaaagaaaaaaaaaaaaaaaaatcttcctttttacaAGCATAAAATATATAACTAGATGAAAGGATATAGCTAAGCACTAGAAGAGATTATAATTACTTTCTCTCCCAGGCAATTCCAGGTCCACATTTCAGTAATGACAATTCACGGATTAAAagttgaaaggaaaaaggattgGGTATTTTtctgaggtccctcccagccttaTTTTTGATAATTATGCAGGTAGTGTAATCAAAGTTGGTTGCAATAATTTAGCCCtgtttgtagggaaaaaaaaaaaaaaaaaaattcactctgAAATGCTTTACTCAAATAGCTGTAAAACAGTGAGCTATAGAAACTTAtgtgaaataaaactaaaaaataatacTGTACACCATACCTCATCTGACTCAAAATCAACCCCTCTAGATGCTTGGTTTTGTGAGCCTCTTTTACTACGCGAAGATACAGTTGGCAACCTTGAAAcatacaaagagaaaaaggcatCAGCATGTTCTCAGTCACCAGACATTCCAATAACTTCCCCTTAAACTTAGAGCTGGACCACcaatacacaaaaataaacagatataACAGTAAGTAGAACAATATAAATTCTTAAAACAATATATTAATACTAAAGCTGTGATCAAAGTTTACCTCAATCAGTAATCTAATTTTTTCTGTTATAGAAAGATAACCCATATTAACAAGTAAAAAACCATATAAATTCTCTAAGCAGTGTTATGACTTTCCAAAAAATCTGGTAGCCAATCAGATCCTTGGACTCTGCTGATTTCCAGTCAGAAATAAGGCACACATGGCATTCATGAGGCAAACATACCCACCTTTGATTTACTTTGGAAGAAGGAACAAAAGAAGTATCTTCTGCATCAGAATCAGCATCTATaatatcctgaaaaaaaaaaagtataaagttTTTCCACAGAATTTATCCATACAGAGAGAGTGCATAATGTGTCAGTACTACAGCACAGAACCACTGGGTTTTCTTCCAACTGTACAGCTATTTAGATAGAATAATATACACTCGAGAGGGCTCCAGGCTAGAACTGCACAAATTTTCAAACACAGCACAAGTTCATTCTTCACATCTCTGGCCCTGCAGAACCCACCaaaacacatatatatacacctcCTATCTCAGACTGTGGACACAAATAAAACATGGCTTTTCTCATACAAACACCATAACAAAAAAGGATACAAAAGGTCTAGATTAACATGTAGAAACTTAATGCTGGACTGATAGCTTGGGAACATCTACTGACTTAGGCTAATGTTTTGACTGTGAGTTTATTTTTCTAATCAACAGTAAAAGCACAACTTCATACAACAAGATGCTTACCTCAGAGTAAGACTGGAACGAATTTAAAGATTGGTCTGTTTTCGAAGACCTAAAGGCTAGAATAAAACATATGTAATAAATCTAAATGCTCACACAATTGAATGCAAACAACACTATACAGTTCTTTTTATTTAAGATCTGCCTAGCATGCATTTCCACTGCAAAACACTCTGTAAAACAAACCAAgcaaccaacccaaaacataaATCAAGTCTGTCAACCCAGGGATATAAccctctgtgcagctgcaggtgcttCCCAGTTGGAACCATCACTTAACATTGGTTAAGAGGACAGGAAAAATACTACTGTTACTGAAATTCCTGTTTATCTCACAGGTTAAATTTAAACACATCAACTAATATTAATTTCTCTGCAATATTTCAGGTCATTTGCtgacaaatttaaaataaaggtaatttgctgattaatttaaaattcagtctACCTTGGGGTATTTTGTGGGGGGGGTTATGTGTAGATTAGTGAGcggtatttttttctttaattctcagATTACCTATGCTGTTTCCTCAGCACCTTTCCTCTACAGCAAGGAACAGCTACTCTCACATATGTAGGCAGCTTAAAGGTAAGGTTTTCTTCCTTAGTAAAAACTAGCATTTCCAAAACTTTCTTCAATGGAATGCTAAATGGATTTGCATTAAAGCCTACTAACTTGTAAGCATCAGTCAAATTTAACTTTTTATCTCCTGAGAAATATTCCACCTAAAATGTTAAGTCACATTCTTTCTATGCTTATGCCTTAAGAAACTGCATTATGTAATATGTTTCCTATCTGCAGTTCTAGCCCGAAGCTCCTAACACATTCCATTTTACCCCATGACAGAAGTatatcactattttttttttctttttctttctctcatcaCTGTTAGTTATTCTATTTCATTAGCGCTGAAAGAATCTCTCACAGCTGAAATGGCCCAATAGAATAAAAAGCCATTAAAGCACTTCATCAGCAGAGCAGATTAGAGTACCAGACAGAACACAGGCCTACCATCTATTATAGACATATTCTTgccaggcacagacacaggttTGTAGGATCTGCTGCCAGAAGCTGACTCTTGGCTAGTGGTTCCTGTAGAgataacaaaaaaatgcaaatctgttcagcagtttttcttttttcctctttagtcTATCATTACTGAGTGGGAAGTCGCTTGAAAAAATCTACAATCCTCTTTACTCCTCACTTTCTCCTTGAATTAAAGCCCTCCTTACATGCAGAAGAAGTGCTCTGGGTCAAGTATTCAAAggtcaacagaaaaaaactcttAACACAAAGGGCTCTGCTCTGATGGGATCACAACAGTGCTGGAGCACAGGCTCACAGAACGAGTTTAAAAGCACTAACCAATTAGTTAGATCCAAAATGACAGCCTTTGTTTCAACTCAACCTGCTCTCAGACATTTGGGGATATTACTAAGACAACTCAGAGgagttatttatttatctgtatGTATCTACACAGTGAAAGTCCATCTATAATGGAAGTACCACTACCACTCTAAGTGTACAATCACACTCAGTCCAGGAGCTATTTAATGCTTTTTGCTTAAGAAACACTCCCCATTTTTTTCAGTCACCAGAAACACTAAAGTCTCCTGTAAATTACGTTAGGATAGAGACAATCCATACCTTTACTTTACAATGATCAAATGCATTACCTTTAGCTGTGATAAAGGTCTATCCATGCACTTCATTGTACAGACCTTCCCAATAATGCAACTTTTAGGAGTATAGTATGCTTCCACAGCTGAGAAgtgtgatattttttcttttaatcacaGCAAAAAGTCACAACTTCAGCCTTGTAAGGCAGTCAGTTCTATGTAATAGG is a window encoding:
- the GPR83 gene encoding G-protein coupled receptor 83, with the translated sequence MLSCFVWLTLPDLVNAFVIPGKVPLNGSLEKTSAVPNASGLFSWDNESLADWRSFVDRSRYGAESQSATVKALLIAAYSFIIVFSLFGNVLVCHVVIKTRRVHSATSLFIVNLAVADLMITLLNTPFTLARFVNSTWIFGKGMCHVSRFAQYCSLHVSALTLTAIAVDRHQVIMHPLKPRISTGKGVLYISVIWIMATCFSLPHAIYQKLFTFEYSEDVTRCLCLPDFPEPADLFWKYLDLTTFILLYVLPLLIISAAYVTVAKKLWLRNVIGDVTTEQYFVLRRKNKKTIKMLMLVVVLFAVCWFPLNCYVVLLSSQTIHTNNALYFAFHWFAMSSTCYNPFIYCWLNDSFRSELKALLNMCRKRPRPTEQRLPSAVPSYRPAWPENGSFKRTQAPHVFPPSSTLQSGKTDISAVEPIVAAS